The sequence below is a genomic window from Brooklawnia cerclae.
AGTGAGCGGGCGATCAGGCCGAGCGACATGCTCGCGGCGAACACCGGGAACCGGATGCGTGTCGTGGCGGCGAGCAGGGTGGTGGCGTAGTTCGGGGGCAGGCTGACCGACCCCGACATGAACAGTCCCAGCGGTCCCCAGCGGGGATGCTCGACCACTGCGTCCAACCGCCGGACCAGCGCGCGCCAGCGGGCTCGCAGCGTCCCGGGCTCAGGGGTGGGCCGCGCGATCCCCGCGGACGATCGCAGCCACGGCAGCCTGCGTCCCTGGCGCACGGCCAGGAAGAGGATCATCTTGCCCGCTCCCTGGCCGACCCCGAGGCCCAGGCCGAGGGACCATGGGTCGATGAGGCCGGTGGCGAGGCTCGCCACGATGAACGCCTCGCTGTTGAGCACCGGGATGACCGAACCGAGTGTCGCGTAGGCGAGGGCGACGAGCAGTTGCCACCAGAACCCGTCGGTCACGAGACCAAGTGTGTCAGACGCCCCTATCACGTCCGGTGCCGCGGCGGGGCGGCCTCAGTGGGCGAGACGGACGAGCCTGTGCAGGCGGTGGAGCTCGGAATCGAGGAACTGCGGGCCACCCTGGCGTCCCACGAGGACGATCAGGCCCGTGCCGGTGGGCGCGAGCGCGACTGAGACGTCCCCCCATCCCTGAAGCCAGTCGGGCATGTCGAGGGCGTGGGCCTCGTCGAGCGGCGCGAGGGCGGCGATCTGCCCCTCGGTGAGATCGGGGGCGTCCTCGGTGCGGGCGAGGACGCGGCGTTCCTCCAGGCCGACCACCAGGGCCCAGCGCGAGTGGAACAGGCGCGGCGCGTGCTCGACGAGCAGTTCCAGGGCGCGGGCCCGGTGAAGGTCCATCTCCTGGGCGATCTCGAGGTCGCTCTCGATGGCCCACTGGTCGGGGTGCCGCGACAACCACAGCACGCGGGTGCCCTCGATCTCGGTGCACGCCGAGACCAGCGTGTCGGGCAGCGAGCCCCTCGGCAGGTCGACCATGAAGTCGTCGACGGCGTGGCCGTCACCGCGTTCCACGATCTCGATCGTGTAGATGTCGGCCCCTACCGCGCCGATGGCCGATGCCACTTGTCCGAGTGCTCCCGGACGGTCGGGCAGTTCCACGCGCAACATGAGCATGGTCGAATAGTGACAGCACGTGCTTCCCGGTGCATAACGTTGCGGTTACGGTCAGGTTGCAATGCGCTGTCGGGGGCAGATCGGGACTCTCACGATGCTCGGTGCGGCGGTGATGCTGAGCGCTCGGCCTCGCGGGGACGATGAGTTTTCCGGCGGGCCGTATGTGGCACACCGGAATCTCCGGCACCCGTGAGGATCGCACGCGGGTCGCCCCACCGCAGCGCGACAGCCGGGCGGGGTGCGTCGTGCGCGGATCGGCGCCTACCGGCGCACGGTCTAGGATGGGCTGTTGTCATGGCGTGAACCATGGCCGGCATCGTGATTCATTACCCAGGAGTTTCGCAGTGGCTCTTACTGCCCAGGACGTGGCGCGGCTGGCCGACCTCGCCCGGATCGAGCTGTCCGACGACGAGCTCGTCCGGCTGGCACCCCAGTTGGACGTCATCCTCGACGCGGTCGCGAGTGTCGGCCGGGTGGCCGACCTCGACGTGCCGCCCACCTCGCACGCCATCGAGTTGAGCAACGTCTTCCGCGACGACGAGGTGCGCCCGAGCTGGCCGGCCACCGCCGTGCTGGCCGGCGCACCCGCGGTGGAGGACGAGCGCTTCCGGGTGCCTCGCGTACTGGACGAGGAGGCCTCGTGACCGACGACACGCTGAGCGCGCCGGCCAGTGAGCTCGCGCGTCGGATCGCGGCGGGGGAGCAGAGCGCCGAGGAGATCACACGCATGCACCTCGACCGCATCTCGGCGGTTGACGGGCTCGTCCATGCCTTCCTCGCGGTGGACGCCGATCGGGCGCTCGGCCAGGCGCGCGCCGTGGACGCGAAGGTCGTCGCCGGGGAGCGCGTCGGCCCGTTGGCCGGCGTCCCGGTCGCGGTGAAAGACCTCTTCTGCTACCAGTGCCTTCCCACCACGGCGGGTTCACGCATCCTGGAGGGGTGGAAGCCCCCCTACGATGCGACCGTCGTCGAGCGGCTGGTGGCCTCGGGTCTGGTCGTCCTCGGCAAGACGAACCTGGACGAGTTCGCGATGGGTTCGTCCACCGAGACCTCGGCGTTCGGGCCGACCCACAACCCGTGGGACCTCGACCGGATCCCCGGTGGCTCGGGTGGTGGCTCGGCCGCGGCCCTCGCGGCCTTCGAGACGCCGCTGGCCATCGGCACCGACACGGGCGGTTCGATCCGCCAGCCGGCCGCCGTGACCGGCACCGTGGGCACGAAGCCCACCTATGGCAGCGTCTCGCGCTACGGCGTCATCGCGATGGCTTCCTCGCTCGACGTGCCGGGGCCGTGCGCTCGCACCGTGCTGGACGCGGCCCTGCTGCATCGCACGATGGGCGGTCACGATCCGCGCGACTCGACGTCGATCCCGGCGCCGTTGCCCGACGTGGTGGCCGCGGCCCGGAAGGCCGATGTCACGGGCCTGCGGATCGGTGTGGTCACCGAGCTCGGGGGCGAGGGATATGCGTCGGGAGTCGAGCGGCGTTTCACCGAGACCGTCGACCTGTTGGCGTCGCTGGGTGCCGAGATCGTCGAGGTGAGCTGTCCGCACTTCGACGACGCGCTGGCCGCGTACTACCTGATCATGCCTGCCGAGGTGTCCAGCAACCTGGCTCGCTACGACGGCATGCGTTACGGTCTGCGCGTCGGTGACGACGGGACGGCCAGCACCGAACAGGTCATGCGCGCCTCGCGTGCCGCGGGCTTCGGGGACGAGGCCAAGCGCCGGATCATCATCGGCACCTACGCGTTGTCGGCGGGCTACTACGACGCCTACTACGGATCGGCCCAGAAGGTGCGGACGCTGATCGCTCGTGACTTCCGGGCGGCCTTCGCCCAGTGCGACGTGCTCGTCTCGCCGTCCAGCCCCACCACGGCGTTCCGCCTGGGCGAGCGTACGGCCGACCCGCTGGCGATGTACAAGTCCGACCTGTGCACGATCCCCGCCAACCTGGCCGGCATCGCGGCGGCGTCGTTCCCGAACGGGGTCGCCGACGAGGACGGCCTGCCGACCGGCTTCCAGGTCATGGCTCCCGCGCTGGCCGACGATCGCTGCTATCTGGTGGGCGCGGCACTGGAGCGCGCGCTCGCCGACCGGTGGGGCGGGCCGCTGTTGGATCGTGTTCCCGACCTGGCGGCGATGGAGGTGTCCCGATGAGCGTGTTCGCAGCCGACGAGCTGATGGACTACGACGAGGTGCTGGAGCGCTTCGACGTCGTCATGGGCCTGGAGGTGCACGTCGAGCTGAACACCGCGTCCAAGATGTGGTGCGGTTGCGCCACCACCTACGGCGGGGCGCCCAACACCCACACCTGCCCCGTCTGCCTGGGCCTGCCCGGTTCGCTGCCGGTCGTCAACGGCAAGGCCGTGGAGTCGGCGATCCGCATCGGGCTGGCGCTCGACTGCGGGATCGCGGAGTGGTGCAGGTTCGCGCGCAAGAACTACTTCTATCCCGACATGCCCAAGGACTATCAGGTCAGCCAGTACGACGAGCCGCTGTGCTTCGACGGGGGCGTCGACATCGAGTTCGACGGGGAGTCGTACCGGATCCCGATCGAGCGCGTGCACATGGAGGAGGACGCGGGCAAGCTCGTCCACGTGGGTGGCGCGGGCCGCATCCAGGGCGCGGACTACTCGCTGGTCGACTACAACCGGGCGGGCGTCCCGTTGATGGAGATCGTCACCCGGCCGATCTTCGGCACGGGGACCAGGGGGCCCGAGGTGGCGCGCGAGTACATGGCGTTCCTGCGCGATCTCATGCGGGCGCTCGGGGTGTCGGAGGCACGCATGGAACGCGGGAACATGCGATGCGACGCCAACGTGTCGCTCATGCCCAAGGGCGCCACGGAGCTGGGCATCCGCACCGAGACGAAGAACGTGAACTCCCTGAGATCGGTCGAGGCCGCTCTGCGCTACGAGATCTGCCGTCAGGGCGCGGTGCTGTCGTCGGGCGCCAGGGTGCGTCAGGAGACGCGGATGTGGCACGAGGAGGGTTTCACCACCGCCGGCCGGTCCAAGGAGACCGCGGAGGACTACCGTTACTTCCCGGAGCCCGACCTCGTGCCGGTCGCGCCGAGCCGCGAGTGGGTCGAGGAACTGCGCGCCACGCTTCCCGAGCCACCGGCCGCGCGCCGCGCCCGGCTGCAGGCGGAGTGGGGGTTCACCGATCTCGAGATGCGTGACGTGCTCGGAAACGAGGGCGCGCTCGATCTCGTCGAGCAGACGGTCGCCGCGGGCGCCGGCCCCGCTGCCGCGCGCAAGTGGTGGCTGACCGAGCTCGCCAGGCACGCGAACGAGGCCGGCATCGCGCTGGACGAGGTGCCCATGACCCCGGCCCAGGTGACTGCGCTGCAGGCACTCGTGGACGACGGCACGCTCACCGACAAGCTCGCGCGCGTGGTGATCGAGGGTGTGCTCGCCGGTGAGGGCGACCCGGCCGAGGTGGTCGCGGCTCGCGGGCTGGCGGTCGTCTCCGACGAGGGGGCGCTGTCGAAGGCCGTGGACGAGGCGATCGCGGCTCATCCCGATGTCGCGCAGAAGATCCGCGACGGCAAGGTGCAGGCCGCCGGCGCCCTGATCGGTGCCGTCATGAAGGCCATGAGGGGGAAGGCCGACGCGGCCCGGGTGCGAGAGCTCGTCCTCGAGAAGCTGGCCTGACCAGGAGTGCCGCAGATGTTTCCGGGCCTGAGGGCGGCGTCCGCGAACCGATCGCCGTCGGAGGGGTCCTTGATCATGCAGGAGAATTGACCATGCCTTTGGCCCAGCCGCTGCCCGCCGACATCGCCGGGCGGCTCAAGCGCACAGCCGACGGGCTCGTCCCGGCCGTGGTGCAGGACGCCACCAGCGGGCGCGTCCTCATGATGGCCTGGATGTCGGACGAGTCGCTCGCCGTCACCCTCGCGACGCGCCAGGCCACCTACTGGTCGCGCAGCCGGCAGGAGTTGTGGCGCAAGGGCGCCACCAGCGGGCACACCCAGCACGTCCGCGAGGTCAGCATCGACTGCGACGGCGACACGCTGCTGCTGCGTGTCGACCAGATCGGCCCGGCGTGCCACACGGGCACGACGAGTTGCTTCGATGCCGGCGGGGTGCTGCTGGCTGATGAACCATCTGCCCCTGACGAGGGGGAGCGGTGATCGATTCTCTCCGGATCAGCCCGACCCTGGACGAGTTCCGCGAGCAGGCCGCGCACCGGCGGGTGATCAGCGTCCACGCACGGCTGATCGCCGACGATCTGACACCGGTCGGCTGCTACCAGGCGTTGTGCGGCGATCGCCCCGGCACCTTCCTCTTCGAGTCTGCCGAGCAGGGCACGTGGTCGCGCTGGTCGTTCATCGGCGTGAACGCCGGGGCCACCCTGATCGGCAGGAAGGGCGAGGCGCACTGGACAGGTCGCCCGATCACCGGCCTGCCCGTCTCCGGCAGCCCGCTCCAGATGCTCGACGCCACGCTCGGTGCCCTCCACACTCCGCGCGACCCCGAGCTGCCTCCCCTGACCTCGGGCATGGTCGGTTATCTCGGATACGACCTGGTACGGGAGATGGAGGCCATCCCCGACACCGTGGACGACGACCTGGGCGTCCCCGACATGGTGATGATGCTGGCCTCCGACATGGCGGTCCTCGACCATCATCGCGGCGAGGTCTGGCTGGTTGCCAACGCCATCAACTTCGACGCCTCGCCCGAGCGCGTCGACCAGGCCTGGAACGACGCCTGTGACCGCGTGCGGACGATGGCTGAGCGGCTGGCCGAGCCTCGTCCGAGCCTTCTGGCCGTGCGGGCGTCCCGGACCGAGCCCGAAGTCAGGCGGCAGCGCACCCCCGAACAGTTCCACGCCATGGTCGAGGCCGCTCGCGAACGGATCTTCGCCGGTGACATCTTCCAGGTGGTACCCAGCCAGCGCTTCGAGGTCGACACCGATGCCGACCCGTTCGCGATCTACCGGGAGCTGCGGGTCACCAACCCGAGCCCCTACCTCTATCTGCTGCGGCTCGAGGACGACGGTGAGCGGTTCGCGCTCGTGGGGTCGAGCCCGGAGGCGCTGGTGACGGTCAAGGACGGGCTGGCCACCACCCGGCCGATCGCGGGCACCCGCCCCAGGGGGGCGAACCCGGCCGACGACCTGGCACTCGAGCACGAGCTGCTGGCCGACGAGAAGGAGCGCGCCGAGCACGTGATGCTCGTCGACCTGGGCCGCAACGACCTGGGCCGTGTGTGCGATCCGGGTACGGTCGAGGTGACCGAGTTCATGTCGGTGCACCGCTACAGCCATGTGATGCACCTGGAGGCGAGTGTCACCGGGCGCGTCCAGTCCGGGCGCAGCGCCCTCGACGTGACCATGGCCTGCTTCCCGGCGGGCACGCTGTCGGGGGCCCCCAAGGTCAGCGCCATGACGATCATCGACGGCCTGGAGTCCACTCGGCGTGGTCCCTACGGCGGGGTCGTCGGCTATCTCGACTTCGCGGGCGACTCGGACGCGGCCATCGCGATCCGCACCGCGCTGGTCAAGGACGGGGTGGCCTACGTCCAGGCCGGTGCCGGGATCGTGGCCGACTCGGTCCCCGAGCGTGAGGACGCCGAGTGCCGCAACAAGGCGGCGGCCGTGCTGGGGGCTGTCGCCCGGGCGAACGGCACCGTCGAGTTGTCACCTCGACCCGGTAGCCTCGACGGCAGGCGAGAGGGGGAAAGGTGAGCGTCCTGGACGACATCATCGTCGGTGTGCGCGCGGACATGGCCGTGCGCGAGGCGGCGATCGGGCTGGACGAGCTGGTCGACCGCGCGTTCGCTGCGCCGGAGCCCCGTGATCCCTTGCCCGGGTTTCGTGCACCCGGCCTGTCGGTGATAGCCGAGGTCAAGCGTTCCAGCCCGTCGAAGGGTGCGCTGGCCGACATCCCCGATCCGGAGGAGCTCGCCTTGGCCTATGCGGCCGGTGGCGCCGCTGCGATCTCGGTGCTGACCGAGCGCCGCCGTTTCGGGGGGAGCCTCGATGATCTCGTGCGCATCCGCTCCCGGGTCGATCGGCCGATCCTGCGCAAGGATTTCACCGTCGAGCCGTACCAGATCTACGAGGCTCGGGCCCACGGCGCCGACCTCGTCCTGCTCATCGTCGCGGCCCTCGACGACGCCACGCTGGAGCGGCTGTACACGCTGTCGCTGGAACTGGGCCTGACCCCGCTCGTCGAGGTGCACACGCCGGACGAGGCACGGCGAGCCGCCGGGCTGGGTGCCGCACTGATCGGCATCAACAACCGCAACCTCAAGACACTGACCGTCGACCTCGGCATGTTCGAGCGGATCGTCCCGCTGGTGCCCGCAGGCGCGGTGAAGGTGGCCGAGTCCGGGATCCTCACCGCGGGTGACGCCGCACGCGTCCGCTCCGCCGGCGCCGACGTGATCCTCGTCGGTGAGGCACTCGTGACCCATGACAACCCCCGAGTGGCGATCGCCGAGTTGATCGCCGCCGCCGACGCTGGAACCAGGTGATGCCGACCATGACGATTGACCAGGGACGACCAGGAACCGGTGACGCGAGCCCGGGTGGGCTGCCCGACGCCCGAGGACACTTCGGTGAGTTCGGCGGCACCTTCGTGCCGGAGGCGTTGCACGCGGCGCTCGACGAGTTGATCCGCGCCTTCGAGGACTCGCGCACCGATCCGGAGTTCGCGGCGGAGCTCGCCGATCTGCAGGCGAACTACACCGGTCGGCCCAGTCCGATCACCGAGGCCAAGCGGTTCAGCCAGTACTGCGGGAACGCCCGGGTGGTGCTCAAGCGCGAGGATCTCAACCACACCGGCTCGCACAAGATCAACAACGTGCTCGGCCAGGGCCTGCTGACCCGGCGCATGGGCAAGACCCGCGTGATCGCCGAGACGGGTGCGGGCCAGCACGGTGTGGCGACAGCCACCGTGGCCGCCCTGATGGGTTTCGAGTGCCGGGTCTACATGGGCAAGGTCGACACCGAGCGCCAGGCGCTCAACGTCGCCCGGATGCAGTTGCTCGGCGCCGAGGTCGTGGCGGTCGAGGCCGGCAGCCGCACCCTGAAGGACGCGATGAACGAGGCGATGCGCGACTGGGTGACCAACGTCGATACCACCCATTACCTCATCGGGTCGGTCAGCGGCCCTCATCCGTTCCCGATGATCGTTCGCGAGTTCCAGCGGGTGATCGGTGCCGAGGCGCGCGTCCAGGTGCGCGAGCGGTTCGGGCAGTTGCCCGACGCGGTCTGCGCCTGTGTCGGCGGCGGATCCAACGCCATGGGGATCTTCGCCGACTTCATCGAGGACGAAGGTGTGGCGCTCTACGGCTTCGAGGCCGGGGGATCGGGGATCGAGACCGGCCTGCATGCCGCGGCGATCAACGGCGGCAGCGTCGGGGTTCTGCACGGCACCCGCACCTACGTGCTGCAGGACGCCGACGGACAGACGATCGAGTCGCACTCGATCTCGGCAGGACTGGACTATCCGGGCGTCGGCCCGGAGCACTCGTGGCTGGCGCGAACCGGCCGGGCGACCTACGAGACCATCACCGACGCGGAGGCCATGGACGCGTTCCTGCTCCTCAGCCGCACGGAGGGAATCATGCCGGCGATCGAGTCGGCCCACGCCGTGGCCGGGGCGCGGCGCCTGGGCCTGCGTATCGCCGAACAGGATCCGGACGCCCGCCCGTTGATCCTCATCAACATCTCGGGGCGTGGAGACAAGGACGTGGACACGGCCATGGCGTATTTCGGCGTCCGTGGCGAGGCGGACCATTCGACAGGAGCGTTGTGATGAGCACCACGGTCGACCCCCGGCTCGGCATCAGCGGGCATGTGCTGCGGGACGCGAAGGCTGCCGGACGCGCCGCCCTGGTCGGTTACCTCCCCGTCGGCTATCCCGACGTCGACCACTCGATCGAGGCCATGCGCGCGCTGGCGCAGGGAACCGACGGGATCGGCGTCGACATGGTCGAGATCGGCATGCCGTACTCCGATCCGATGATGGACGGGCTGGCGATCCAGCACGCCACCACCCGGGCGCTGGAGCGCGGGGTACGCACCCATGATGTGTTCCGGGCCGTCGAGGCGGTGGCCGTGGCCGGGGCCGTGCCGCTGGTGATGATCTACTGGAACCTCGTCGAGCAGTACGGGGTGGAGGCCTTCGCCCGCGACCTGGCAGCGGCGGGCGGCGCGGGTCTCATCACCCCCGACCTGACGCCCGACGAGGCAGGGCCGTGGCTCGACGCCTCCGACGCCCAGGGACTCGACCGGGTCTTCCTGATCGCGCCGAGTTCGACCGACGAGCGGATCGCGATGACGATGGCGAACTGCCGGGGCTGGGTGTACGCGACCTCGGTGATGGGGGTCACCGGGGTGCGGACGCAGACCTCGTCCGCGGCGCCGGTGATCGTCGATCGTGCCCGCGCAGCCGACCCGAGCCTTCCCGTCGGGGTCGGGCTCGGGGTGTCCAACGGCGATCAGGCTTCTGTCGTCGGGTCTTACGCCGATGCCGTGATCGTCGGCTCCGCGCTGGTCAAGTGCCTGATCGACGCGGAGGACGCGGGCAGCGCCGATCTGGTTCGGTTGCGCGAGCGCGTCGCCGACCTGGCCGCCGGGGTACGTCGTCCGGTCGTGCCGGACGACGCGACCGTGCGCGGGGGGTGAGCAGATGATCCTCCTGGAGATTCCGAGCCCGCCGTCGCGGGGGTTCTTCATCGGGCCCTTCGAGATCCGCTACTACGCGCTGTTCATCCTCGCGGGCATCTTCCTCGCGGCCTGGCTCGGCAGCAAGCGGTTCGTGGCGCGCGGCGGCAGCAGCGAGAAGTTCGACGCGTCGGTGCTGGTCACCGTGCTGGTCGGCATCGTCGGGGCGCGGCTGTACCACGTGATCACCGACTACCAGCTGTACTTCGGGCCGGGACGCAACCCTTGGCAGGCGTTCAACATCCGGGCGGGTGGCCTGGGCATCTGGGGTGGGGTGGCCCTCGGAGCGGTCGCACTGTGGTTCATGTGCCGCCGGTATCGCCTCGACTTCGGGTCGTTCGCCGACGTGCTGGCCCCGGGCGTGCTGTTCGCGCAGGCGATCGGGCGGCTGGGCAACTGGTTCAACCAGGAGCTCTTCGGGCGTCCCACCACGTTGCCGTGGGGCCTGCACATCGATCCTCAGTACCGGCCGGACGGTTACGAGCAGTACGACACGTTCCACCCCACGTTCCTCTACGAGCTGGTCTGGGACACGGCCGGGGGCTTCGTCCTGCTGTGGGTCGAGCGCCGGTTCAAGTTGGGGCGAGGCAAACTGTTCACCGCCTACGTGGCCTGGTACACGTTCGGGCGGTTCTTCATCGAGGCACTCCGCATCGACCCCGTCAACCACGTCGGGGCCTTCCGGCTGAACAACTATGTCTCGGTGATTGTGTTCGTCGCGGCAGTCGCTACGCTGGTGTGGCAGCTGCGTCGTGTCCCTGGCGTGCGGCTCTGGCCGTTCGGCTTCGCCGTGCCCCAGGGATCACTGGTACCGGCCCGACCTCGCCCAGAGCGCGCGGCCACCGACTAAAACACTGGTCCACATTGCGGCCAAGTAACGACCCCGTAACCGCGCCTGCCTACGCTCGGTTCGTTTCATGCCCCGACGGGGCGAGGAATGGGAGGACAGATGGCTCGACAGGCGGCTTCAGCACCCGTCCAGCAGGGCTTGTACGACCCGCGCTACGAGCATGACGCTTGTGGCGTGGCGTTCGTCGCCAAGCTCGACGGGATTGCCACGCACGAGTTGGTGGAACAGGGTCTCACCGCTCTGGCGAACCTCGATCACCGGGGGGCCACGGGTGCCGACGAGGCCGCCGGCGACGGTGCCGGCATTCTCGTGCAGATACCCGACGCGTTCTTCCGCGCGGACGTCGACTTCATGCTCCCGCCGGTCGGTGAGTACGCCGTCGGCATGGCGTTCCTGCCGATCGACGAGGCGGAACGCGACATGGCGATGATCTCCATCGAGAAGATCGCGCTGGAGGAGCGTCTCAAGGTGCTCGGCTGGCGTGAGGTGCCGGTGCGCAGCGACACGCTCAGCCCGATCTCGCGCGACGCGATGCCCTACATGGCCCAGCTGTTCGTCAGCGATCGGCATCACGCGTCGGGCATCGACCTCGACCGGCTCGTCTTCGCGCTCCGCAGGCGCGCTCGTTTCGAGGCCGGCACCTACTTCGCGTCCCTGTCGGCGCGGACGACGGTCTACAAGGGCATGCTCACCACCAGCCAGCTCACCGAGGTGTACCCCGACCTGTCCGACGAGAGGTTCGCCTCGGCGCTGGCGCTGGTGCACTCCCGGTTCTCGACGAACACGTTCCCCTCGTGGCCGCTGGCGCACCCCTACCGCCTCATCGCCCACAACGGCGAGATCAACACGGTCAAGGGAAACCGCAACTGGATGCGGGCGCGCGAGTCGCTGCTGGCGTCCGACCTCATCCCCGGCGACATGTCGCGGCTCTTCCCGATCTGCGTGCCCGGCGACTCCGACTCCGCGGCGTTCGACCAGGTGCTCGAACTGCTCCACCTGGGTGGTCGCAGCCTGCCGCACGCGGTGATGATGATGATCCCCGAGGCCTGGCAGCACAACGCGGACATGCCCCAGGCACATCGGGACTTCTTCGACTACCACGCCTGTCTGATGGAGCCGTGGGACGGCCCGGCGTGCATAGCGTTCACCGACGGATCGATGATCGGCGCGACCCTCGACCGCAACGGCCTGCGTCCGGCTCGTTTCTGGGTGACCGGCGACCGGGTCATCTTCGCCTCCGAGGCGGGTGTGCTGGACGTCGACCCCGCCGAGGTGCGGCAGAAGGGGCGCCTGCAACCCGGGCGCATGCTGATCGTCGACCTCGACCAGCATCGCCTGATCGACGATCGCGAGATCAAGGACGCGCTGGCCGCCGAGCACCCCTACGGCGAGTGGCTGGCCGCCGGCCGCGTCTTCCTCGACGACCTCCCGGAGCGCACCCACATCGTCCACGGATCGAGTTCGGTGGCACGCCGCCAGCAGGTCTTCGGCTACTCGCATGAGGATCTTCGCCTGCTGGTCGCCCCGATGGCCAACACCGGCGCGGAGGCGATCGGCTCGATGGGCAGCGACACTCCGCTGGCGGTGCTCTCCGACAAGCCGCGTTCGCTGTTCGACTACTTCAGCCAGCTGTTCGCGCAGGTCACCAACCCGCCACTGGACGCCATCCGCGAAGAGCTCGTGACCTCGCTCGAGGTGCGCAGCGGGCGGCAGCCCAACCTGCTGGAGCCCTCGCCG
It includes:
- the lgt gene encoding prolipoprotein diacylglyceryl transferase; translation: MILLEIPSPPSRGFFIGPFEIRYYALFILAGIFLAAWLGSKRFVARGGSSEKFDASVLVTVLVGIVGARLYHVITDYQLYFGPGRNPWQAFNIRAGGLGIWGGVALGAVALWFMCRRYRLDFGSFADVLAPGVLFAQAIGRLGNWFNQELFGRPTTLPWGLHIDPQYRPDGYEQYDTFHPTFLYELVWDTAGGFVLLWVERRFKLGRGKLFTAYVAWYTFGRFFIEALRIDPVNHVGAFRLNNYVSVIVFVAAVATLVWQLRRVPGVRLWPFGFAVPQGSLVPARPRPERAATD